In the Hevea brasiliensis isolate MT/VB/25A 57/8 chromosome 8, ASM3005281v1, whole genome shotgun sequence genome, ACTGTTagtagtggtatcctcacccttatctagggcaactgtaccatcaaaactcacctttatgtactcgtgccttataCCAGATAGGAATAccacttaaacccatactgacaaaaacatAGCATTTCTTTGATTACATatttccatggcagacctcaacacgtctgcttaatttatttcatgtcaccatgtacttcacaaaactgaggtgctaaattaaagcactcttatactactcaaggaataacgcagaatctaaAACCAAAGAATTATAGAAGAAGACGAAATGGGATCCTTTACTCCACATGTGACCTCCTAGACATTAACTTCCCGTGAatttggagcctaagctctgataccattatgTAACGCCCCTTCCGGCCCACTGGATAGTATTATCCGCTTTAGCTCACTGGACCTCACGGCTTTGTCCCTTGGACTCCTTCTTTGAGGCCCAAAAGTGAGCTATCTAGGTTAGAAGGCTTGTGACTTATATGACCCTTCACTTTCTCCTCCTTTTTTGATGTGGGACTCGATTCATTCCTGCCCCCCATTTGGACAAGGGCACCAGTGAGCCTTGCCCTCCCAAAGGACCACTACAGCCGAGACCTTCCCTTTTCAGACGGGATGTTACAtgaatattaagagaaagtccggctttGAGTTAatttcgctggcagaggttggaactaagagagctgCATAGAggatcagcttccatatatatgtgtgtgagtatggatttgacacaCGGATGTGTGAGTGCTTCAGATTGTCTTTAGTCTAATTATGACTTGACTTGTTTGAATTGTGTGAAGATGTTGTATTTTATTCTTAGGAATGCACTAGACttggatagttatagaaattatatgtaaaataaatatcttACTACATGAGTCGAaccctcactcctgttcacctcatTTTTCTAGGTTACATGAGGGCTTTCTTTTCTTTAGTTTAACCTGCTTCCTTCCTCGCAGGTCCATTAGCTACTACatccatattttatgttattaatttgAACTCTAGAATTCTGCATGTGCTAGGATTATCTTATTTGGTTTGGGAATAGTAAAAGATTGTTATTTGAAATTGTAAACTTAATATCATATATGTATGTTGAATGGAATGGATATTTAtgatggatgagggagctgagctcccattagaCTTCATTGATTGAATGAGAATTGTAAGGGTGAATTGAGCTATCTAAATTTTGTATATTTTGTGATTACAGATTGGATGAGTTGAGAACTCCCCGTTGGATGGTCAAATTATAGCCGAACTCTGTCAagttaatttcttaaaattgagCTCAAATATGGGCTTTATGGTTGAATTAGAAAATAGTTGAAAACTCCCTATTTGATGGTCCAGATTATGGTCGAATTCTATccgattgatttcttgaaattgggcttaaaTATGAGTTTTATGGTTGGATTAgaaaataattaggcttactatgggtttTTGAGGTCTTATATCTATCCAAGTCTTAGTATTAGTCCTGCCTATAATTTAGGTTGTGacattattcatttattttctcTCTATTTTCCTTAACACAAACAAAGAGTAAAGAAGAGTAATGTTTACCTTCAATTAACTCACTTTTTTTTTATAGCATtactatttctttttttatttgccTCTTATTAATTTCCACCTAAACATACCTAGAAAGCAACGAATGAAAGATAAAATAGTTTTCGTAGAATGGCAAGTTAATGGTATATAAACAGTTAATAGTGGGTAAGTCATACATTATTGTAGCTATcatataattctttttttttaaataaaaattaaatttatttatgtgtaattttAATAGAAGAGAAATAGAATCTTTtctcttaataaaattatttaattgccttaaattataattttattattatataatattaagaatacataaataattttaatataaataatattttttaataacaatataaataatatataattcattctaaattgaaaagaaatatttttaattaacgaaaaaaaattgagaaaaataatttATCCTTATTTCTGTATTCACATGGAATGACGGGCTACTGTACAATCGCTTCAAGTAGAGACGGTAGTAGACTCTTGAAAACGCTTTGAACACacacaaaaaacaaaaaaaaaactcttGAAAACGCTGTCGTCATAGGACCGCTTTGCCGCATTTTCGAGGCAAACTATCCCATTTCTACTCTTAAGCACTCGCTGTGGAGGTGGGAAGTCCGCGTGTTAAAAAAGATGAAGATTTTCCATGTCCCTTGCTTGGAAGATAACTTTGCCTATCTGTAAGTGGATTTTATTTGATAGATCATAATTTTTTGATTTCGATTTTCCAATTATAGTAATTTTTATCACAGGATCATCGATGAGAGCACTCAAGAAGCAGCGGTGGTGGATCCCGTCGAGCCCAATAAGATTCTTCAAGCTGCCAATCAGCACCACCTCAATCTCAAGTTTGTTCTCACCACTCATCATCACTGGTACTGCCCCAACTAATTACTTTCTAATTTTTTCTTTACCCAGAAAGTAATCTTTCCGATTTTTATGTATGGTAGGGATCATGCAGGGGGAAATGAGAAGATGAAGCAGCTGGTGCCTGGGCTTCAGGTCTATGGTGGTTCCGTTGACAACGTAAAGGGTTGTACCCATCAATTAGACAACGGTGATAAGTTGCAACTGGGGTCTTATGTTAATATTTTGGCTCTTCACACTCCTTGGTATGCTTTTTATAATCTTACTCGTGCAAGCTTTGCCTTTCCTTGATTATTATCTTGTTATCTTTTTCACTTTAACACTCCTCTGCCGATTAGTTGTATTCCAAGATCTAATTTTTATGCGTTTGCCGTAATTTCTCTTCTACATCCTTACTTAAAATGAGGGCCTTTTCTAAAAATTACCTTTAGTAGTGATATAGCTTGAGGAACAAAAACCGGTAGTTGGAGTTTTTCACTTGCATAATACGCACGAAAATGGTTACTGAAATCTAGGGAtccattttatgaatttgaacttGTATTTGATCAGTGGACATCAAACATGGGCTGAGTACTCCTCTTGCACGTGAATATATGTCAAACTGTGAAGGCTTCTGAAAAAAAATTCTTGTTTATTTGATTACAATTTCTAACTTGTTTCATAATATCTTTGTCGCCCATGATATTAACAATTTGATTGTAATttgattatttattaatttttattgttCTTCCATTTATCCAACTTTCTATTGGTAGTCACACCAAAGGCCACATCAGTTATTATGTGACAGGCAAGGACGGAGAGGATCCAGCAGTTTTCACTGGTGACACTCTAGTAAGTTCAGAGGAAGATCTTATGTTGTTTACTTTGAAACAAGTTCTTTTTGTCAGATAATACAAATTATGTTGCATATTTTGGTTAGCAATATGCAATGCTTTTGCAAGGAACAGTTCTTCTCCTTTGTCATATGATATCGTCATATAGCCAACAAATGCTAATCAGCTTTGTGCAAGCATCTATAATAAATTGTTAGGTATTCAGAATTTATCATATTTAGGGAAGATTAAGTAGGCAAGATATGTAGGATATAAACTTGCAATGTGTAACCGCTCTCCATGTGTGTTTGCAAGCCCTTTGTTTAATTTGCCTAAATCATCCCCTTTAAAGAGAAATATGTTAGTTATCAGCCCTAATTCAACCCTTGGATGCAAAGATTGAAGTAGATCTAGAGAATAGAGAGTAGATGAG is a window encoding:
- the LOC110657637 gene encoding hydroxyacylglutathione hydrolase cytoplasmic isoform X2, whose amino-acid sequence is MKIFHVPCLEDNFAYLIIDESTQEAAVVDPVEPNKILQAANQHHLNLKDHAGGNEKMKQLVPGLQVYGGSVDNVKGCTHQLDNGDKLQLGSYVNILALHTPCHTKGHISYYVTGKDGEDPAVFTGDTLFIAGCGKFFEGTAEQMYQSLCQTLGSLPKPTQVYCGHEYTVKNLQFALTVEPDNVKTQQKLSWAQQQRQAGLPTIPSTIEEEWETNPFMRVDLPDLQARVGGKSPVETLRKIRQLKDNWRG
- the LOC110657637 gene encoding hydroxyacylglutathione hydrolase cytoplasmic isoform X1; its protein translation is MKIFHVPCLEDNFAYLIIDESTQEAAVVDPVEPNKILQAANQHHLNLKFVLTTHHHWDHAGGNEKMKQLVPGLQVYGGSVDNVKGCTHQLDNGDKLQLGSYVNILALHTPCHTKGHISYYVTGKDGEDPAVFTGDTLFIAGCGKFFEGTAEQMYQSLCQTLGSLPKPTQVYCGHEYTVKNLQFALTVEPDNVKTQQKLSWAQQQRQAGLPTIPSTIEEEWETNPFMRVDLPDLQARVGGKSPVETLRKIRQLKDNWRG